In Trichomycterus rosablanca isolate fTriRos1 chromosome 4, fTriRos1.hap1, whole genome shotgun sequence, one DNA window encodes the following:
- the snrpf gene encoding small nuclear ribonucleoprotein F gives MSLPLNPKPFLNGLTGKPVMVKLKWGMEYKGYLVSVDSYMNMQLANTEEYVDGALAGHLGEVLIRCNNVLYIRGVEEEEEDGEMRE, from the exons ATG aGTTTGCCTTTGAATCCTAAACCATTCCTGAATGGTCTGACAGGGAAACCAGTAATGGTGAAGCTGAAATGGGGAATGGAGTACAAGGGCTACTTGGTATCCGTGGACAGCTACATGAACATGCAG TTGGCTAACACAGAGGAGTATGTGGATGGAGCTTTGGCTGGTCACCTAGGAGAGGTGCTAATCAG GTGTAACAATGTATTGTATATACGAGGCGtggaagaggaggaagaggacggcGAGATGCGTGAATGA
- the amdhd1 gene encoding probable imidazolonepropionase, protein MSDSFKLLVKNAKQVVMVCKNGERFLTKDGMQNLAVIGNADVVIGHDGLIKAVGPADTIESQFRGAVFDKVLDATGMCVLPGLVDAHTHPVWAGDRVHEFAMKLAGATYMEVHEAGGGIHFTVTHTRKASSEDLLQGLKGRLERMLRAGTTLVECKSGYGLELDTELKMLSVIDAARRTMPIGISSTYCGAHAVPRGKTMEEATKDILSVQLPSIQKRIAAGSLRVDNIDVFCEKGVFDLQATRQILQAGKNMGLNINFHGDELHPMNSAQLGEELGALAISHLEEVTDEGISAMARAKISAVLLPTTAYILRLPCPRARDMIDAGVIVALGSDFNPNAYCCSMPMVMHLACVTLKMSMPEALAAATINAAYALNCSHMHGSLEPGKQGDLLIINAPRWEHLIYQFGSHQELIRFVITKGDVVYENDKILDL, encoded by the exons ATGTCTGACAGCTTTAAGCTTTTAGTGAAGAATGCCAAACAAGTGGTAATGGTGTGTAAGAATGGTGAGAGGTTCCTGACCAAAGATGGGATGCAGAATTTGGCAGTCATTGGGAATGCAGACGTGGTAATTGGACA TGATGGATTAATAAAAGCTGTGGGGCCTGCAGACACCATTGAGTCACAGTTTAGAGGAGCTGTGTTTGATAAAGTGTTGGATGCCACTGGCATGTGTGTTTTACCTG GTTTGGTTGATGCACACACCCATCCAGTTTGGGCAGGGGACAGAGTACATGAATTTGCAATGAAG ctagCTGGAGCCACATACATGGAGGTGCATGAGGCTGGTGGGGGAATTCACTTCACAGTGACACACACGCGTAAAGCGAGTTCAGAGGATCTGCTGCAGGGACTGAAGGGTCGTCTGGAGCGTATGCTGAGAGCCGGGACTACACTGGTGGAATGTAAGAGTGGTTATGGACTGGAGCTTGATACTGAGCTCAAAATGTTGAGTGTTATAGATGCTGCAAGGAGAACCATGCCCATCGGGATCTCTTCAACATACTGTGGAGCCCATGCAGTGCCCAG GGGTAAGACTATGGAGGAGGCAACTAAGGACATCTTATCAGTGCAGCTACCTTCTATACAAAAACGCATAGCTGCAGGCAGCCTTCGAGTAGACAACATCGATGTCTTCTGTGAGAAAGGCGTGTTCGATCTGCAGGCCACACGACAAATTCTACAAGCTGGAAAAAACATGGGCCTCAACATCAACTTTCACGGAGATGAACTGCATCCAATGAACTCTGCACAG CTTGGGGAAGAGCTTGGTGCTTTAGCAATAAGTCATCTGGAGGAGGTAACAGATGAGGGCATTTCTGCCATGGCCAGAGCCAAAATATCTGCTGTTCTTCTGCCGACCACCGCCTACATTCTCAG ACTTCCCTGTCCTCGCGCCAGAGATATGATTGATGCTGGAGTTATAGTTGCACTCGGCAGCGACTTTAATCCAAATGCATACTGCTGCTCaatg CCCATGGTAATGCATTTGGCCTGCGTGACCCTGAAAATGTCGATGCCTGAAGCTCTGGCAGCTGCGACCATTAATGCAGCCTATGCTCTCAACTGCTCGCACATGCATGGATCACTGGAACCTGGCAAACAAGGAGACCTTCTTATCATCAATGCGCCACg ATGGGAGCATCTTATCTACCAGTTTGGAAGCCACCAGGAGCTGATCAGATTCGTCATCACCAAAGGCGACGTTGTTTATGAGAACGATAAGATCTTGGACCTTTGA
- the si:ch73-71d17.2 gene encoding RPA-related protein RADX isoform X2, which yields MAAVSPISEGCALQRSLSKLATASSGSPRVKYQSEPLYLVSLERYGRDPNFAVHFPDSISMSDSLFDATVSDGDCRVRVSLDSSLNSLIHRNKLHCGSVLRNVVFSAVGDSEGDGRTFHICSLDVDSTCRSDAALRALSSVNVDTLQWVMVAEPNLVPLRARRSTYLPLWNNHDFTGDAWRHTPPSETGEEDSEEEDLLEGQPVMSLAEVRRHFLSGSRRRRGTLCVRILHKSRLMYYGKSDQSCECPYKAELKVADGSMSVCVVLWNTVCLDWYRCLQPGQVLRLSRYRVKESYSSRSGQDTEPSIEISLNSRNPAVKVAIVPKQHVSPEWSLPDLPHNFLCGQELLSCPQSTICDVIGVVVFAGRQERVRNKAGRRSEFEEYRWLQLEDGTSDHPITIKLLSTSQPDIQSRIQPMALLVCTQLKLVKVTLGSATTFEYLVNTPHTQVYCTGTGSHPVMPYKGIRPVRQFLQWLKQVDEASMLDRAVIGGYFSYPPLPVSLQSFMENRQGEAGMISGGEMKLQYEQLHYRERQRFVVQCTITAARYHRREDSGRIRNSDPLSAQLSPRVPRHRERLEPFKTPPKRKLLFATDTPGSSSRKRLAPAFQQSLTEEDAENEFSLFDGALEFLVGEDDDDDDVDDDESFSTPPSSPMPSNLGIAQIAMETLPWRFCYERRHVQAAAVGMQTNSFNKLLPHRELESFSPAPCYTGYFTLTLRVLSDGVLLDVLFLPATPGSLHWTPFPLTHDNSWESILSHGGFSPHGPPPSPVDIVSKQLYRIQDRPKNPSEASRG from the exons ATGGCCGCGGTATCTCCTATATCCGAAGGCTGCGCGCTACAAAGAAGTCTGAGTAAACTCGCAACTGCTTCGTCTGGGTCTCCCAGGGTGAAATATCAGTCAGAGCCGCTGTATTTAGTTTCTCTAGAACGCTATGGCAGAGACCCAAATTTCGCTGTACATTTCCCGGACAGCATTTCTATGTCGGATAGTCTGTTCGATGCGACTGTCAGTGATGGAGACTGCAGAGTGCGGGTGTCCCTGGATAGCAGTCTCAATTCTCTCATTCACAGAAATAAACTCCACTGCGGTAGCGTCCTGAGGAACGTGGTGTTCTCTGCTGTGGGTGATAGTGAAGGGGATGGGAGGACATTTCATATCTGTAGTCTGGATGTTGATAGTACGTGTAGGAGTGATGCAGCTCTGCGCGCTCTCTCCTCTGTGAATGTGGACACACTGCAGTGGGTGATGGTGGCTGAACCGAACCTGGTTCCTCTCAGAGCCCGCAGGAGCACTTACCTCCCTCTGTGGAATAATCACGATTTTACCGGGGATGCATGGAGACACACACCCCCGTCTGAAACTGGTGAAGAAGACTCTGAGGAAGAGGATTTACTGGAAG GACAGCCGGTCATGTCCCTGGCGGAGGTCCGTCGGCACTTCCTGAGCGGCTCCCGGCGTCGCAGAGGCACTCTGTGTGTCCGGATTCTGCACAAGTCCAGACTCATGTATTATGGAAAATCAGACCAGAGCTGTGAATGCCCTTATAAG GCTGAGCTGAAGGTGGCAGATGGatccatgagtgtgtgtgtggtgctgtggAACACCGTATGTTTAGACTGGTACCGTTGCCTGCAGCCTGGTCAGGTTTTAAGACTGAGCAGGTATCGGGTGAAGGAGAGTTACAGCAGCCGAAGCGGACAGGACACAGAACCTAGTATTG AGATAAGTCTGAACTCCAGAAATCCTGCAGTTAAAGTCGCAATCGTTCCTAAGCAGCATGTTTCACCCGAGTGGAGTTTACCGGATCTTCCTCATAACTTCCTCTGTGG ACAGGAGCTACTAAGTTGTCCTCAAAGCACCATCTGTGATGTGATTGGTGTCGTCGTCTTTGCAGGTCGACAAGAACGTGTCAGGAACAAAG cTGGACGCAGGTCAGAATTCGAGGAGTACAGATGGCTCCAGTTGGAAGACGGCACCTCAGATCATCCAATCACCATCAAGCTTTTGTCAACATCACAGCCGGATATCCAGAGCAGAATCCAACCAA TGGCACTGCTCGTCTGTACTCAGCTCAAGCTTGTAAAAGTCACACTTGGCAGTGCAACAACTTTTGAGTATCTGGTCAACACACCACATACCCAAGTGTACTGCACAG GTACTGGTTCTCACCCTGTGATGCCTTACAAAGGAATCCGTCCTGTCCGGCAGTTCCTGCAGTGGCTGAAACAGGTGGATGAAGCAAGCATGCTGGACAGAGCTGTGATTGGAGGATACTTTAGCTATCCACCCCTTCCTGTTTCACTGCAAAGCTTTATGGAAAACAGACAAG GAGAGGCTGGAATGATCAGTGGAGGAGAAATGAAGCTGCAGTATGAACAGCTACATTACAGAGAAAGACAGCGCTTTGTGGTTCAGTGCACCATCACTGCAGCCCGCTACCACAGGAGAGAG GACTCTGGGAGGATTCGTAATTCAGACCCACTATCTGCTCAACTCAGCCCTAGGGTGCCAAGACATAGagaaag gttggaacctttcAAAACACCTCCAAAGAGAAAATTGCTCTTTGCCACTGATACTCCAGGCAGCAGCTCGAGGAAGAG GTTGGCACCAGCGTTTCAGCAAAGCTTAACTGAGGAGGATGCGGAAAATG AGTTCTCTCTGTTTGATGGTGCTTTGGAATTTCTTGTgggagaggatgatgatgatgatgatgtagatGACGACGAATCTTTCTCCACGCCACCCAGCAGTCCTATGCCGTCCAACCTTGGTATAGCACAGATTGCCATGGAGACATTACCATGGCGCTTCTGCTATGAACGGCGTCATGTCCAAGCGGCCGCCGTGGGAATGCAGACCAACAGCTTTAACAAGCTTCTCCCGCACAGAGAGCTGGAGTCGTTTAGCCCCGCCCCTTGTTACACTGGCTACTTCACATTAACACTGAGAG tcttGTCAGACGGAGTGCTGCTGGATGTCCTCTTTCTCCCTGCAACTCCTGGAAGCTTGCACTGGACGCCTTTTCCCCTCACACACGACAACAGCTGGGAGTCCATCCTATCACACGGTGGATTCTCACCACATGGCCCGCCCCCAAGCCCAG tggacattgtctcaaagcaactttacagaatccaggacagaCCCAAAAACCCCAGtgaagcaagccgagggtga
- the si:ch73-71d17.2 gene encoding RPA-related protein RADX isoform X1 — translation MAAVSPISEGCALQRSLSKLATASSGSPRVKYQSEPLYLVSLERYGRDPNFAVHFPDSISMSDSLFDATVSDGDCRVRVSLDSSLNSLIHRNKLHCGSVLRNVVFSAVGDSEGDGRTFHICSLDVDSTCRSDAALRALSSVNVDTLQWVMVAEPNLVPLRARRSTYLPLWNNHDFTGDAWRHTPPSETGEEDSEEEDLLEGQPVMSLAEVRRHFLSGSRRRRGTLCVRILHKSRLMYYGKSDQSCECPYKAELKVADGSMSVCVVLWNTVCLDWYRCLQPGQVLRLSRYRVKESYSSRSGQDTEPSIEISLNSRNPAVKVAIVPKQHVSPEWSLPDLPHNFLCGQELLSCPQSTICDVIGVVVFAGRQERVRNKAGRRSEFEEYRWLQLEDGTSDHPITIKLLSTSQPDIQSRIQPMALLVCTQLKLVKVTLGSATTFEYLVNTPHTQVYCTGTGSHPVMPYKGIRPVRQFLQWLKQVDEASMLDRAVIGGYFSYPPLPVSLQSFMENRQGEAGMISGGEMKLQYEQLHYRERQRFVVQCTITAARYHRREDSGRIRNSDPLSAQLSPRVPRHRERLEPFKTPPKRKLLFATDTPGSSSRKRLAPAFQQSLTEEDAENEFSLFDGALEFLVGEDDDDDDVDDDESFSTPPSSPMPSNLGIAQIAMETLPWRFCYERRHVQAAAVGMQTNSFNKLLPHRELESFSPAPCYTGYFTLTLRVLSDGVLLDVLFLPATPGSLHWTPFPLTHDNSWESILSHGGFSPHGPPPSPADLIATATQLTNQRLVCVLEACALGEDKVELVLNRAFPLRS, via the exons ATGGCCGCGGTATCTCCTATATCCGAAGGCTGCGCGCTACAAAGAAGTCTGAGTAAACTCGCAACTGCTTCGTCTGGGTCTCCCAGGGTGAAATATCAGTCAGAGCCGCTGTATTTAGTTTCTCTAGAACGCTATGGCAGAGACCCAAATTTCGCTGTACATTTCCCGGACAGCATTTCTATGTCGGATAGTCTGTTCGATGCGACTGTCAGTGATGGAGACTGCAGAGTGCGGGTGTCCCTGGATAGCAGTCTCAATTCTCTCATTCACAGAAATAAACTCCACTGCGGTAGCGTCCTGAGGAACGTGGTGTTCTCTGCTGTGGGTGATAGTGAAGGGGATGGGAGGACATTTCATATCTGTAGTCTGGATGTTGATAGTACGTGTAGGAGTGATGCAGCTCTGCGCGCTCTCTCCTCTGTGAATGTGGACACACTGCAGTGGGTGATGGTGGCTGAACCGAACCTGGTTCCTCTCAGAGCCCGCAGGAGCACTTACCTCCCTCTGTGGAATAATCACGATTTTACCGGGGATGCATGGAGACACACACCCCCGTCTGAAACTGGTGAAGAAGACTCTGAGGAAGAGGATTTACTGGAAG GACAGCCGGTCATGTCCCTGGCGGAGGTCCGTCGGCACTTCCTGAGCGGCTCCCGGCGTCGCAGAGGCACTCTGTGTGTCCGGATTCTGCACAAGTCCAGACTCATGTATTATGGAAAATCAGACCAGAGCTGTGAATGCCCTTATAAG GCTGAGCTGAAGGTGGCAGATGGatccatgagtgtgtgtgtggtgctgtggAACACCGTATGTTTAGACTGGTACCGTTGCCTGCAGCCTGGTCAGGTTTTAAGACTGAGCAGGTATCGGGTGAAGGAGAGTTACAGCAGCCGAAGCGGACAGGACACAGAACCTAGTATTG AGATAAGTCTGAACTCCAGAAATCCTGCAGTTAAAGTCGCAATCGTTCCTAAGCAGCATGTTTCACCCGAGTGGAGTTTACCGGATCTTCCTCATAACTTCCTCTGTGG ACAGGAGCTACTAAGTTGTCCTCAAAGCACCATCTGTGATGTGATTGGTGTCGTCGTCTTTGCAGGTCGACAAGAACGTGTCAGGAACAAAG cTGGACGCAGGTCAGAATTCGAGGAGTACAGATGGCTCCAGTTGGAAGACGGCACCTCAGATCATCCAATCACCATCAAGCTTTTGTCAACATCACAGCCGGATATCCAGAGCAGAATCCAACCAA TGGCACTGCTCGTCTGTACTCAGCTCAAGCTTGTAAAAGTCACACTTGGCAGTGCAACAACTTTTGAGTATCTGGTCAACACACCACATACCCAAGTGTACTGCACAG GTACTGGTTCTCACCCTGTGATGCCTTACAAAGGAATCCGTCCTGTCCGGCAGTTCCTGCAGTGGCTGAAACAGGTGGATGAAGCAAGCATGCTGGACAGAGCTGTGATTGGAGGATACTTTAGCTATCCACCCCTTCCTGTTTCACTGCAAAGCTTTATGGAAAACAGACAAG GAGAGGCTGGAATGATCAGTGGAGGAGAAATGAAGCTGCAGTATGAACAGCTACATTACAGAGAAAGACAGCGCTTTGTGGTTCAGTGCACCATCACTGCAGCCCGCTACCACAGGAGAGAG GACTCTGGGAGGATTCGTAATTCAGACCCACTATCTGCTCAACTCAGCCCTAGGGTGCCAAGACATAGagaaag gttggaacctttcAAAACACCTCCAAAGAGAAAATTGCTCTTTGCCACTGATACTCCAGGCAGCAGCTCGAGGAAGAG GTTGGCACCAGCGTTTCAGCAAAGCTTAACTGAGGAGGATGCGGAAAATG AGTTCTCTCTGTTTGATGGTGCTTTGGAATTTCTTGTgggagaggatgatgatgatgatgatgtagatGACGACGAATCTTTCTCCACGCCACCCAGCAGTCCTATGCCGTCCAACCTTGGTATAGCACAGATTGCCATGGAGACATTACCATGGCGCTTCTGCTATGAACGGCGTCATGTCCAAGCGGCCGCCGTGGGAATGCAGACCAACAGCTTTAACAAGCTTCTCCCGCACAGAGAGCTGGAGTCGTTTAGCCCCGCCCCTTGTTACACTGGCTACTTCACATTAACACTGAGAG tcttGTCAGACGGAGTGCTGCTGGATGTCCTCTTTCTCCCTGCAACTCCTGGAAGCTTGCACTGGACGCCTTTTCCCCTCACACACGACAACAGCTGGGAGTCCATCCTATCACACGGTGGATTCTCACCACATGGCCCGCCCCCAAGCCCAG CTGACTTGATAGCCACAGCAACACAGCTGACAAACCAGagactggtgtgtgtgttggaggcGTGTGCACTGGGTGAAGACAAAGTAGAGCTGGTTCTGAACCGTGCTTTTCCTCTAAGGAGCTGA